A portion of the Thunnus albacares chromosome 5, fThuAlb1.1, whole genome shotgun sequence genome contains these proteins:
- the adrm1 gene encoding proteasomal ubiquitin receptor ADRM1 isoform X2: protein MSSGALFPSLVSGSRGSSSKYLVEFRAGKMSLKGNVVTPDKRKGMVYIQQSDDSLIHFCWKDRTSGNVDDDLIIFPDDCEFKRVNQCTTGRVYVLKFKAGSKRLFFWMQEPKTDKDEEYCRKVNEYLNNPPIPGAPGSGSGSGHELSALGGEGGLQNLLGNMSHNQLMQLIGPTGLGGLGLGALAGPGLANLLGSGGPATSSSSSSSRSQSAAATPSSGGAPRLSSSQAPTTPVTPAASAVSPTTVAPSTPAAAQTPLVPASVGSPSSHQPIQLSDLQSILATMSVPMAAAQGSAVDLASVCTPEMMAPILANAEVQQRLLPFLPSGESLPQSAEEIQNTLSSPQFQQSMSMFSSALASGQLGPLMSQFGLPAEAVDAANRGDVEAFAKAMQGSKGDSKEKKDDDEDMSLD, encoded by the exons ATGTCGTCAGGCGCTCTGTTTCCCAGCTTGGTGAGCGGCTCTAGAGGAAGCTCCAGCAAGTACCTGGTAGAGTTTCGTGCCGGTAAAATGAGTTTGAAGGGGAACGTAGTGACACCGGACAAGCGCAAGGGCATGGTGTACATCCAGCAGTCCGACGACTCCCTGATTCACTTCTGCTGGAAGGACAGGACCAGTGGGAATGTTGATGAT GACCTGATCATCTTCCCTGATGACTGTGAATTCAAGAGAGTGAACCAGTGCACCACCGGACGGGTCTACGTGCTGAAGTTCAAGGCCGGATCCAAGAGACTGTTCTTCTGGATGCAG GAGCCAAAGACCGACAAGGATGAGGAATACTGTCGTAAGGTGAACGAGTACCTGAACAACCCTCCCATTCCCGGAGCGCCAGGCAGCGGAAGCGGCAGCGGCCACGAGCTCTCTGCCCTCGGAGGAGAAGGAGGCCTGCAAAACCTGCTGGGAAACATGAGCCACAACCAGTTGATGCAGCTCATCGGACCAACAGGACTGGGCGGACTGG GTCTGGGAGCTCTAGCAGGACCAGGACTTGCCAACTTGCTGGGCAGCGGAGGACCAGCAACCAGCAGCTCCTCATCCAG CTCTCGTAGCCAGTCTGCAGCAGCCACTCCTTCATCAGGCGGAGCCCCCAGACTGAGCTCCTCTCAGGCTCCCACCACCCCCGTGACTCctgctgcctctgctgtgtCTCCTACTACTGTTGCTCCTTCTACACCAG CTGCAGCTCAGACTCCGCTGGTCCCAGCCTCTGTTGGAAGCCCTTCATCCCACCAGCCCATCCAGCTCAGTGACCTTCAGAGCATCCTCGCCACCATGAGCGTCCCAATGGCAGCTGCTCAGGGATCAGCAG TGGACCTGGCGAGTGTTTGCACCCCAGAGATGATGGCTCCCATCCTGGCGAACGCTGAGGTCCAGCAGAGGCTGCTGCCCTTCCTCCCCAGCGGAGAGAGTTTACCTCAGAGTGCCGAAGAGATCCAGAACACACTCAGCTCACCTCAGTTCCAGCAG tcCATGAGTATGTTCAGCAGTGCCTTGGCCTCCGGGCAGCTCGGCCCTCTCATGAGTCAGTTTGGTCTGCCAGCAGAGGCTGTGGATGCTGCCAACAGAGGag ATGTGGAGGCGTTTGCTAAAGCCATGCAGGGCAGTAAAGGAGACTCCAAAGAGAAGAAGGACGACGACGAGGACATGAGTCTGGATTag
- the adrm1 gene encoding proteasomal ubiquitin receptor ADRM1 isoform X1, with translation MSSGALFPSLVSGSRGSSSKYLVEFRAGKMSLKGNVVTPDKRKGMVYIQQSDDSLIHFCWKDRTSGNVDDDLIIFPDDCEFKRVNQCTTGRVYVLKFKAGSKRLFFWMQEPKTDKDEEYCRKVNEYLNNPPIPGAPGSGSGSGHELSALGGEGGLQNLLGNMSHNQLMQLIGPTGLGGLGGLGALAGPGLANLLGSGGPATSSSSSSSRSQSAAATPSSGGAPRLSSSQAPTTPVTPAASAVSPTTVAPSTPAAAQTPLVPASVGSPSSHQPIQLSDLQSILATMSVPMAAAQGSAVDLASVCTPEMMAPILANAEVQQRLLPFLPSGESLPQSAEEIQNTLSSPQFQQSMSMFSSALASGQLGPLMSQFGLPAEAVDAANRGDVEAFAKAMQGSKGDSKEKKDDDEDMSLD, from the exons ATGTCGTCAGGCGCTCTGTTTCCCAGCTTGGTGAGCGGCTCTAGAGGAAGCTCCAGCAAGTACCTGGTAGAGTTTCGTGCCGGTAAAATGAGTTTGAAGGGGAACGTAGTGACACCGGACAAGCGCAAGGGCATGGTGTACATCCAGCAGTCCGACGACTCCCTGATTCACTTCTGCTGGAAGGACAGGACCAGTGGGAATGTTGATGAT GACCTGATCATCTTCCCTGATGACTGTGAATTCAAGAGAGTGAACCAGTGCACCACCGGACGGGTCTACGTGCTGAAGTTCAAGGCCGGATCCAAGAGACTGTTCTTCTGGATGCAG GAGCCAAAGACCGACAAGGATGAGGAATACTGTCGTAAGGTGAACGAGTACCTGAACAACCCTCCCATTCCCGGAGCGCCAGGCAGCGGAAGCGGCAGCGGCCACGAGCTCTCTGCCCTCGGAGGAGAAGGAGGCCTGCAAAACCTGCTGGGAAACATGAGCCACAACCAGTTGATGCAGCTCATCGGACCAACAGGACTGGGCGGACTGG GAGGTCTGGGAGCTCTAGCAGGACCAGGACTTGCCAACTTGCTGGGCAGCGGAGGACCAGCAACCAGCAGCTCCTCATCCAG CTCTCGTAGCCAGTCTGCAGCAGCCACTCCTTCATCAGGCGGAGCCCCCAGACTGAGCTCCTCTCAGGCTCCCACCACCCCCGTGACTCctgctgcctctgctgtgtCTCCTACTACTGTTGCTCCTTCTACACCAG CTGCAGCTCAGACTCCGCTGGTCCCAGCCTCTGTTGGAAGCCCTTCATCCCACCAGCCCATCCAGCTCAGTGACCTTCAGAGCATCCTCGCCACCATGAGCGTCCCAATGGCAGCTGCTCAGGGATCAGCAG TGGACCTGGCGAGTGTTTGCACCCCAGAGATGATGGCTCCCATCCTGGCGAACGCTGAGGTCCAGCAGAGGCTGCTGCCCTTCCTCCCCAGCGGAGAGAGTTTACCTCAGAGTGCCGAAGAGATCCAGAACACACTCAGCTCACCTCAGTTCCAGCAG tcCATGAGTATGTTCAGCAGTGCCTTGGCCTCCGGGCAGCTCGGCCCTCTCATGAGTCAGTTTGGTCTGCCAGCAGAGGCTGTGGATGCTGCCAACAGAGGag ATGTGGAGGCGTTTGCTAAAGCCATGCAGGGCAGTAAAGGAGACTCCAAAGAGAAGAAGGACGACGACGAGGACATGAGTCTGGATTag